A window from Mangifera indica cultivar Alphonso chromosome 2, CATAS_Mindica_2.1, whole genome shotgun sequence encodes these proteins:
- the LOC123207745 gene encoding protein EMSY-LIKE 3-like isoform X2 has product MAELGRMDEDIKFQIHCMEKEAYCYVLRAFIAQSDLLSWGKEGLITELRKELNVTDTEHGELLMQINSDKPIKMIREWREGAHHAQEPLYGKVDASSFLPGFAPDSVGNTVPKRVKNSHSSVSKSQKYVPYSLPSPGTQSWKYVSHIQPSSVTLPSPLLVQFRDDQPNHESVVISSGNPEQSMKIVNHNNQAPSDGKRKVLGKFQSKKVIHAPDVKKRSDVIEIRATDKLIHKRI; this is encoded by the exons ATGGCAGAACTTGGTCGAATGGATGAAGACATAAAGTTTCAAATTCACTGTATGGAGAAAGAGGCATACTGTTATGTTTTGAGGGCTTTCATTGCCCAATCTGATCTCCTTTCATGG GGTAAGGAGGGGCTTATTACTGAATTGAGAAAGGAACTTAATGTTACCGATACGGAACATGGAGAACTTCTTATGCAAATCAACTCTGACAAGCCAATTAAAATGATAAG GGAATGGCGGGAAGGTGCTCACCATGCCCAAGAACCACTTTATGGAAAAGTGGATGCTTCCAGCTTTCTTCCAGGCTTTGCTCCTGATTCAGTTGGCAATACAGTCCCAAAAAGAGTGAAAAATTCTCATTCTTCAGTCTCAAAATCTCAGAAATATGTTCCATATAGTCTACCTTCTCCAGGAACACAATCCTGGAAATATGTGTCACACATTCAACCTTCTTCTGTAACTCTTCCTTCTCCATTGCTG GTGCAATTCAGGGATGATCAACCTAACCATGAATCAGTTGTGATCTCCTCTGGGAATCCTGAGCAGTCTATGAAGATAGTTAATCATAATAATCAGGCACCATCTGACGGCAAACGAAAAGTACTGGGGAAATTTCAATCAAAGAAAGTTATTCATGCACCTGATGTTAAGAAAAGATCCGATGTAATTGAGATACGTGCAACAGATAAGCTTATTCACAAG aggatatga
- the LOC123207745 gene encoding protein EMSY-LIKE 3-like isoform X1, protein MAELGRMDEDIKFQIHCMEKEAYCYVLRAFIAQSDLLSWGKEGLITELRKELNVTDTEHGELLMQINSDKPIKMIREWREGAHHAQEPLYGKVDASSFLPGFAPDSVGNTVPKRVKNSHSSVSKSQKYVPYSLPSPGTQSWKYVSHIQPSSVTLPSPLLVQFRDDQPNHESVVISSGNPEQSMKIVNHNNQAPSDGKRKVLGKFQSKKVIHAPDVKKRSDVIEIRATDKLIHKANWSSIMGKVEVHNSRV, encoded by the exons ATGGCAGAACTTGGTCGAATGGATGAAGACATAAAGTTTCAAATTCACTGTATGGAGAAAGAGGCATACTGTTATGTTTTGAGGGCTTTCATTGCCCAATCTGATCTCCTTTCATGG GGTAAGGAGGGGCTTATTACTGAATTGAGAAAGGAACTTAATGTTACCGATACGGAACATGGAGAACTTCTTATGCAAATCAACTCTGACAAGCCAATTAAAATGATAAG GGAATGGCGGGAAGGTGCTCACCATGCCCAAGAACCACTTTATGGAAAAGTGGATGCTTCCAGCTTTCTTCCAGGCTTTGCTCCTGATTCAGTTGGCAATACAGTCCCAAAAAGAGTGAAAAATTCTCATTCTTCAGTCTCAAAATCTCAGAAATATGTTCCATATAGTCTACCTTCTCCAGGAACACAATCCTGGAAATATGTGTCACACATTCAACCTTCTTCTGTAACTCTTCCTTCTCCATTGCTG GTGCAATTCAGGGATGATCAACCTAACCATGAATCAGTTGTGATCTCCTCTGGGAATCCTGAGCAGTCTATGAAGATAGTTAATCATAATAATCAGGCACCATCTGACGGCAAACGAAAAGTACTGGGGAAATTTCAATCAAAGAAAGTTATTCATGCACCTGATGTTAAGAAAAGATCCGATGTAATTGAGATACGTGCAACAGATAAGCTTATTCACAAG GCAAATTGGAGCAGCATAATGGGTAAAGTAGAAGTTCACAACTCAAGAGTCTGA
- the LOC123205783 gene encoding protein DETOXIFICATION 24-like isoform X1, giving the protein MEESLLASETTDIRDLKGRVWVESKKIWNLAFPAMLSRVGQYGMFVVTQVFMGHIGELELAAYALIQTITVRFAYGILVGMSSANSTMCGQAFGAKQYHMLGIYLQRSWIINFTTATILLPVFIFTTPIFKLLGQEEDIASKAGDISPWFIPIIYSYAFMFNMQQFLQSQHKNLIIGWLSAASFALHVLLSWIFVTKLNLGIPGAMVAMIVASWLVTIALFLYIFCGWCPNTWKGLTLAALADFFPAVKLSLSSGVMICLELWYNAVLVLLAGYLKNATTEISAFSICINIIAWELTLCLGLVVACSVRVSNELGKGDAKAAIFSIKVNLTTTVLMGVLFSIICLVFGNRIGYIFTSDEQVAATVSSLSVLLAISVFLNSSQTILTGAAIGSGRQGMVAYINICSYYLIGVPVGALLGYIADLKVEGIWIGMILGVVIQTLVLGYITWKTDWNEQVDKASKRLDRFKRPLEESNGN; this is encoded by the exons ATGGAAGAGAGCCTTCTTGCGTCGGAAACTACAGATATCAGAGATTTGAAAGGAAGAGTTTGGGTGGAatcaaaaaaaatatggaaCCTGGCTTTTCCTGCAATGTTATCCAGGGTGGGTCAATATGGAATGTTTGTGGTGACACAGGTGTTTATGGGACACATTGGTGAACTTGAGCTCGCAGCTTATGCACTCATTCAAACCATTACCGTGCGGTTTGCTTATGGCATACTG GTAGGCATGTCAAGTGCAAATTCGACAATGTGTGGGCAAGCATTTGGGGCAAAACAGTACCACATGCTGGGAATTTACTTGCAAAGATCATGGATCATCAACTTCACTACTGCTACAATATTGCTGCCTGTGTTTATCTTCACAACTCCCATTTTCAAACTGCTTGGTCAGGAAGAAGATATAGCAAGTAAAGCAGGAGATATCTCCCCTTGGTTCATACCCATCATCTACTCTTACGCATTCATGTTTAACATGCAGCAGTTTTTACAATCCCAGCACAAGAACCTGATAATTGGCTGGCTATCAGCAGCCTCATTTGCACTTCATGTTCTTCTTTCATGGATCTTCGTCACCAAATTGAACTTGGGGATTCCTGGTGCAATGGTTGCCATGATTGTAGCAAGTTGGTTGGTCACAATTGCACTGTTCTTATATATCTTCTGCGGTTGGTGCCCTAATACATGGAAAGGACTTACACTAGCCGCTTTAGCTGATTTTTTTCCTGCAGTAAAACTCTCTTTATCCTCAGGAGTGATGATATG CTTAGAATTATGGTACAATGCTGTTTTAGTCCTGCTAGCAGGATATTTGAAAAATGCCACAACTGAGATTTCCGCCTTCTCCATATG CATCAATATAATAGCTTGGGAATTAACGTTATGCTTGGGGCTCGTCGTAGCTTGTAG TGTCCGTGTCTCAAATGAATTGGGGAAAGGAGATGCCAAGGCTGCAAtattttccatcaaagtcaaCTTAACCACCACAGTTTTGATGGGAGTGTTGTTTTCGATAATTTGTCTAGTGTTTGGCAATAGAATTGGCTACATATTTACAAGTGATGAACAAGTAGCAGCCACTGTTTCAAGTCTTTCTGTCCTGCTTGCTATATCGGTTTTTTTAAACAGTAGTCAGACAATACTCACAG GGGCTGCTATAGGTTCTGGCCGCCAAGGTATGGTTGCATACATTAACATTTGTAGTTATTATTTGATTGGAGTACCTGTTGGAGCTCTTCTTGGATATATAGCTGACCTAAAAGTAGAg GGTATTTGGATTGGGATGATTCTGGGTGTTGTGATTCAAACACTTGTTCTTGGCTACATTACCTGGAAAACTGATTGGAATGAGCAG GTGGATAAAGCATCAAAACGACTCGATCGGTTCAAAAGACCTTTGGAGGAATCAAATggcaattaa
- the LOC123205783 gene encoding protein DETOXIFICATION 24-like isoform X2: protein MSSANSTMCGQAFGAKQYHMLGIYLQRSWIINFTTATILLPVFIFTTPIFKLLGQEEDIASKAGDISPWFIPIIYSYAFMFNMQQFLQSQHKNLIIGWLSAASFALHVLLSWIFVTKLNLGIPGAMVAMIVASWLVTIALFLYIFCGWCPNTWKGLTLAALADFFPAVKLSLSSGVMICLELWYNAVLVLLAGYLKNATTEISAFSICINIIAWELTLCLGLVVACSVRVSNELGKGDAKAAIFSIKVNLTTTVLMGVLFSIICLVFGNRIGYIFTSDEQVAATVSSLSVLLAISVFLNSSQTILTGAAIGSGRQGMVAYINICSYYLIGVPVGALLGYIADLKVEGIWIGMILGVVIQTLVLGYITWKTDWNEQVDKASKRLDRFKRPLEESNGN from the exons ATGTCAAGTGCAAATTCGACAATGTGTGGGCAAGCATTTGGGGCAAAACAGTACCACATGCTGGGAATTTACTTGCAAAGATCATGGATCATCAACTTCACTACTGCTACAATATTGCTGCCTGTGTTTATCTTCACAACTCCCATTTTCAAACTGCTTGGTCAGGAAGAAGATATAGCAAGTAAAGCAGGAGATATCTCCCCTTGGTTCATACCCATCATCTACTCTTACGCATTCATGTTTAACATGCAGCAGTTTTTACAATCCCAGCACAAGAACCTGATAATTGGCTGGCTATCAGCAGCCTCATTTGCACTTCATGTTCTTCTTTCATGGATCTTCGTCACCAAATTGAACTTGGGGATTCCTGGTGCAATGGTTGCCATGATTGTAGCAAGTTGGTTGGTCACAATTGCACTGTTCTTATATATCTTCTGCGGTTGGTGCCCTAATACATGGAAAGGACTTACACTAGCCGCTTTAGCTGATTTTTTTCCTGCAGTAAAACTCTCTTTATCCTCAGGAGTGATGATATG CTTAGAATTATGGTACAATGCTGTTTTAGTCCTGCTAGCAGGATATTTGAAAAATGCCACAACTGAGATTTCCGCCTTCTCCATATG CATCAATATAATAGCTTGGGAATTAACGTTATGCTTGGGGCTCGTCGTAGCTTGTAG TGTCCGTGTCTCAAATGAATTGGGGAAAGGAGATGCCAAGGCTGCAAtattttccatcaaagtcaaCTTAACCACCACAGTTTTGATGGGAGTGTTGTTTTCGATAATTTGTCTAGTGTTTGGCAATAGAATTGGCTACATATTTACAAGTGATGAACAAGTAGCAGCCACTGTTTCAAGTCTTTCTGTCCTGCTTGCTATATCGGTTTTTTTAAACAGTAGTCAGACAATACTCACAG GGGCTGCTATAGGTTCTGGCCGCCAAGGTATGGTTGCATACATTAACATTTGTAGTTATTATTTGATTGGAGTACCTGTTGGAGCTCTTCTTGGATATATAGCTGACCTAAAAGTAGAg GGTATTTGGATTGGGATGATTCTGGGTGTTGTGATTCAAACACTTGTTCTTGGCTACATTACCTGGAAAACTGATTGGAATGAGCAG GTGGATAAAGCATCAAAACGACTCGATCGGTTCAAAAGACCTTTGGAGGAATCAAATggcaattaa
- the LOC123209586 gene encoding ABC transporter B family member 11-like, with the protein MVNEDGFDGEIITEQAAVSTSLSQVVDSQEATERDDNQQDLEKRKEKEDSSNKLPYYKLYSFANFSDFLLIFVGIIGAIGNGMSMPLMTLLFGNLVNAYGENEDTKKVVNEVSKVSLDFVFLAIAAGALGFLQMTCWIVTGERQAARIRRLYLKTMLRQDVGFFDTESHGEIVERMSGEVLLIQDAMGEKVGKLIELVSTYISGFVIAFIKEWLLTFVLLSSLLPLFISGAVMNTVMAKMASRGQAAYSVAASVSQQTIGAIRTVASFTGERQAVARYNQSLTEAYESSVQEGLAFGLGYGSISFVSYTTYAFAVWFGGKMILEKGYSGGDVITALFAIMAGAYSTGQAYRCFSAFGPGQAAAYRLFEAIKRNPQIDAYDTNGVKLDDIRGDIELKDVCFSYPARPDEQVLSKFSLTIPAGTTAALVGQSGIGKSTVISLIERFYDPQVGEVLIDGINLKEFQLKWIREKIGLVSQEPVLFSSTIKDNIAYGKDSATIQEIRAAAELANATTFIDNLPQGLDTLVGEHGTQLSGGQKQRIAIARAILKNPRILLLDEATSALDVESERVVQEALERVMINRTTVIVAHRLSTIRNADIIVVIHQGKIVDKGTHSLLTNDPNGAYSQLVQLQETSEASKENDSKDRDGPEILMNTGRHSSQGMSLTRSISQGSSGIGNSSHHSFSISFRIPTGIDVLELAPVDVEPITSTSELSKSPPEVSLLRLAYLSKPEIPVLVLGTIAAVVIGLQLPFFGILLSGVIKSFFEPEDELRKHTKFWALLFFFLAISCLIVFPLQSYFFAVAGSKLIRRIRSMNFEKVVNMEISWFDEPDHSSGAIGARLSADAASFRRVVGDALGLLVQNIATIIAGLVIAFEANWEMALIVSALLPLIAVNGYIQMKYTKGFSADAKKIYEEASQVANDAVGSIRTVASFCAEEKVLEVYQKKCEGPVKASIKQGLAAGVAFGLSFCLLFLFYAGSFYFGVRLFEARRATFPDIFRVFYALFLAASGVSQSGFLAPDASKAMVAVASVFAILDRKSKIDSSDESGTTIESVKGDIEFRHISFTYPTRPDIKILKDLSLAIHSGKTVALVGESGSGKSTVISLLQRFYDPDSGQITLDGIEIQNLQLKWFRQQMGLVSQEPVLFNDTIRANIAYGKEGIAAEAEILAAAELANAHSFISSLKQGYDTMVGEKGIQLSGGQKQRIAIGRAIVKDPKILLLDEATSALDVESERVVQEALDRVMVNRTTITIAHRLSTIKGVDLIAVVKNGMIAEKGNHETLINMKNGIYASLVALHTNATA; encoded by the exons ATGGTTAACGAGGACGGTTTCGATGGAGAAATAATCACTGAGCAGGCTGCAGTGTCAACAAGTCTCTCCCAAGTGGTAGATTCTCAGGAAGCTACAGAAAGGGATGACAACCAACAAGATTTGgagaaaagaaaggagaaagaagacAGCAGCAATAAACTGCCATATTACAAGCTCTACTCTTTTGCCAACTTCTCGGATTTTTTGCTAATTTTTGTGGGCATAATTGGTGCCATAGGGAATGGGATGAGCATGCCGCTCATGACCCTACTCTTTGGAAATTTAGTAAATGCATATGGAGAAAATGAAGACACCAAAAAAGTGGTTAATGAGGTTTCAAag GTGTCTCTGGATTTTGTATTCTTAGCTATTGCAGCTGGTGCTCTAGGTTTTCTGC AGATGACTTGTTGGATTGTCACCGGAGAACGCCAAGCAGCACGAATAAGAAGGTTATACTTAAAAACCATGTTGAGACAAGATGTTGGCTTCTTTGACACGGAAAGTCATGGAGAGATTGTTGAAAGAATGTCAGGTGAAGTTTTACTTATTCAAGATGCCATGGGTGAGAAG GTTGGAAAGCTCATAGAGCTAGTTTCAACATACATTTCAGGCTTTGTTATTGCATTTATCAAAGAATGGCTTCTCACCTTTGTCCTGTTATCTTCTCTTCTGCCTCTCTTCATCAGTGGGGCTGTCATGAATACTGTAATGGCAAAAATGGCATCCAGAGGACAAGCTGCTTATTCAGTTGCTGCATCGGTATCTCAGCAGACGATTGGAGCAATTAGAACT GTTGCATCATTTACTGGGGAGAGGCAAGCTGTAGCTAGATACAATCAGTCTTTAACCGAGGCATATGAATCTAGTGTGCAAGAAGGTCTGGCCTTTGGGTTGGGTTATGGTTCTATTAGCTTTGTTTCATACACCACTTATGCCTTTGCTGTATGGTTTGGTGGGAAAATGATACTCGAAAAGGGATATTCTGGAGGAGATGTCATTACTGCACTCTTTGCTATAATGGCTGGAGCCTA TTCTACAGGCCAGGCATATCGATGCTTTAGTGCATTTGGTCCTGGACAAGCTGCAGCATATAGATTGTTTGAGGCAATCAAAAGGAACCCACAGATAGATGCTTATGACACCAATGGGGTAAAATTAGATGATATTCGTGGAGACATAGAATTAAAAGATGTTTGTTTTAGTTATCCTGCAAGACCAGATGAGCAAGTGTTGAGTAAATTTTCCCTCACAATTCCAGCTGGCACAACTGCAGCTTTGGTTGGACAGAGTGGAATTGGGAAATCAACTGTTATCAGTTTAATTGAGAGATTTTATGATCCTCAGGTTGGTGAAGTTCTTATTGATGGTATTAATCTCAAAGAGTTCCAGCTTAAATGGATCAGGGAGAAGATAGGCCTTGTCAGTCAGGAACCAGTGTTGTTTTCTTCCACCATTAAAGATAATATAGCCTATGGAAAGGATTCTGCTACTATTCAGGAAATAAGGGCTGCTGCTGAACTAGCAAATGCCACCACATTCATAGATAACCTCCCTCAG GGACTGGACACTCTCGTTGGGGAGCATGGAACTCAACTATCAGGGGGGCAAAAGCAGAGAATAGCCATTGCTAGAGCAATTCTTAAAAACCCCAGAATTCTACTTCTAGACGAAGCCACAAGCGCTCTTGATGTAGAATCTGAGAGAGTTGTGCAAGAGGCACTTGAAAGAGTTATGATCAACCGAACTACGGTCATTGTAGCCCATCGCTTGAGTACAATAAGGAATGCTGATATAATTGTTGTTATTCATCAAGGAAAAATTGTTGACAAAG GTACACACTCTTTGCTAACAAATGATCCTAATGGAGCATATAGCCAGCTTGTTCAGTTGCAAGAAACAAGCGAGGCGTCAAAGGAAAACGATTCAAAGGATCGGGATGGGCCTGAAATATTAATGAATACAGGAAGACATTCAAGCCAAGGGATGTCTTTAACCCGATCAATAAGCCAGGGATCATCTGGAATTGGAAATAGTAGTCATCACTCATTCTCAATTTCATTTCGTATACCAACTGGAATTGATGTCCTGGAATTAGCACCTGTGGACGTGGAACCAATTACTTCAACTTCAGAGTTATCCAAATCACCTCCAGAAGTCTCACTTTTACGCCTGGCATACCTAAGCAAGCCAGAGATCCCAGTGTTAGTGCTAGGCACAATTGCTGCAGTAGTCATTGGTCTGCAGTTACCATTTTTTGGCATCCTTCTTTCCGGTGTAATAAAATCTTTCTTTGAGCCAGAGGATGAGCTCCGCAAGCATACAAAATTTTGGGCACTATTGTTCTTCTTTTTAGCCATatcatgtttaattgtttttccaTTACAGTCATATTTTTTTGCTGTGGCCGGCTCTAAGTTGATAAGACGGATCAGATCAATGAATTTTGAGAAGGTGGTTAACATGGAGATAAGCTGGTTTGATGAACCTGACCACTCAAGTGGTGCAATTGGTGCAAGGCTTTCTGCAGATGCAGCTTCTTTTCGAAGGGTTGTTGGAGATGCACTTGGTTTGCTAGTTCAGAATATTGCAACTATAATTGCTGGTTTGGTGATTGCTTTTGAAGCAAACTGGGAAATGGCTCTTATTGTTTCTGCGTTGCTGCCCCTGATAGCAGTTAACGGATATATTCAGATGAAATATACTAAAGGTTTCAGTGCTGACGCTAAG AAAATATACGAGGAAGCCAGTCAAGTGGCAAATGATGCGGTAGGAAGTATTAGAACAGTTGCTTCCTTCTGTGCGGAAGAAAAGGTGTTGGAAGTATATCAGAAGAAATGTGAAGGCCCTGTCAAGGCATCGATAAAGCAAGGTTTGGCAGCTGGTGTAGCTTTTGGACTATCATTCTGCTTGCTGTTTTTATTCTATGCGGGCAGTTTTTATTTTGGAGTCCGACTATTTGAGGCCAGAAGAGCAACTTTTCCTGACATTTTTCGT GTTTTCTATGCTCTCTTTCTGGCAGCAAGTGGGGTTTCTCAATCAGGCTTCCTTGCACCTGACGCTAGTAAGGCAATGGTTGCTGTTGCTTCTGTTTTTGCAATTCTTGACAGGAAATCAAAAATAGACTCAAGTGATGAGTCCGGAACAACAATAGAAAGTGTTAAAGGGGACATTGAGTTCCGGCACATCAGTTTTACTTATCCTACAAGACCagatatcaaaatattaaaagatcTCAGCTTGGCTATTCATTCCGGCAAG ACTGTTGCTCTGGTCGGGGAAAGTGGGAGTGGGAAATCAACTGTAATCTCATTGTTGCAAAGATTCTATGACCCTGATTCTGGTCAAATTACATTGGATGGAATTGAAATCCAAAATCTACAACTGAAGTGGTTCAGGCAACAGATGGGATTGGTGAGTCAGGAGCCTGTGTTATTTAATGATACTATCCGAGCAAACATAGCATATGGCAAGGAAGGAATTGCAGCAGAAGCAGAAATTTTAGCTGCAGCAGAACTGGCAAATGCCCATAGCTTCATTAGCAGCTTAAAACAG GGTTATGATACAATGGTAGGTGAGAAAGGTATCCAATTATCCGGTGGACAGAAGCAAAGAATTGCAATTGGAAGAGCAATAGTGAAGGATCCTAAAATATTACTTCTGGATGAAGCAACAAGTGCTCTTGATGTAGAATCCGAAAGAGTGGTTCAAGAAGCATTGGATCGAGTTATGGTCAACAGAACTACCATAACAATAGCTCATAGATTATCAACAATTAAAGGTGTTGATTTAATTGCTGTGGTTAAGAATGGGATGATTGCTGAGAAAGGAAACCACGAAACTTTGATAAATATGAAGAATGGTATTTATGCTTCATTGGTGGCCTTACACACAAATGCTACGGCCTAA
- the LOC123205554 gene encoding uncharacterized protein LOC123205554 isoform X2, which yields MEDVESSKVKSTPPPPYLEVICKSSGKISRYAAGTKAGFAVNLINRKLGNGNPLALHIEAVKEGEEPINFGPNAVLVDYGKDWKLQTVTEEDYAGFRRREKDRLFATQVPGVMSSDRTGPQKTISKPGISSMYIGKILLAFILMFVLGAIFTFALENLPRLILFLNSSM from the exons ATGGAGGACGTAGAGTCATCAAAAGTCAAATCTACACCACCCCCACCT TATTTGGAGGTTATATGCAAAAGCTCTGGTAAAATAAGCCGGTATGCGGCAGGTACTAAGGCAGGTTTTGCAGTGAATTTGATAAATAGGAAGTTGGGTAATGGAAATCCTCTTGCTTTGCATATTGAAGCAGTTAAAGAAGGGGAAGAACCAATTAATTTTGGCCCCAATGCAGTTCTTGTGGATTATGGCAAGGATTGGAAATTACAAACAGTTACTGAAGAAGATTATGCGG GTTtcagaagaagagaaaaggatCGGTTATTTGCCACACAGGTGCCTGGTGTAATG AGTTCTGACCGGACGGGTCCTCAAAAGACAATTTCTAAACCTGGAATCAGTTCCATGTACATTGGAAAGATATTGTTAGCATTCATTTTGATGTTTGTACTTGGTGCAATTTTCACATTTGCTCTTGAGAATCTTCCCAGATTGATATTGTTTCTTAACTCATCCATGTAA
- the LOC123205554 gene encoding uncharacterized protein LOC123205554 isoform X1, protein MEDVESSKVKSTPPPPYLEVICKSSGKISRYAAGTKAGFAVNLINRKLGNGNPLALHIEAVKEGEEPINFGPNAVLVDYGKDWKLQTVTEEDYAEGFRRREKDRLFATQVPGVMSSDRTGPQKTISKPGISSMYIGKILLAFILMFVLGAIFTFALENLPRLILFLNSSM, encoded by the exons ATGGAGGACGTAGAGTCATCAAAAGTCAAATCTACACCACCCCCACCT TATTTGGAGGTTATATGCAAAAGCTCTGGTAAAATAAGCCGGTATGCGGCAGGTACTAAGGCAGGTTTTGCAGTGAATTTGATAAATAGGAAGTTGGGTAATGGAAATCCTCTTGCTTTGCATATTGAAGCAGTTAAAGAAGGGGAAGAACCAATTAATTTTGGCCCCAATGCAGTTCTTGTGGATTATGGCAAGGATTGGAAATTACAAACAGTTACTGAAGAAGATTATGCGG AAGGTTtcagaagaagagaaaaggatCGGTTATTTGCCACACAGGTGCCTGGTGTAATG AGTTCTGACCGGACGGGTCCTCAAAAGACAATTTCTAAACCTGGAATCAGTTCCATGTACATTGGAAAGATATTGTTAGCATTCATTTTGATGTTTGTACTTGGTGCAATTTTCACATTTGCTCTTGAGAATCTTCCCAGATTGATATTGTTTCTTAACTCATCCATGTAA